The Fictibacillus arsenicus genome contains a region encoding:
- a CDS encoding ROK family protein, which translates to MHKKGDAELIKQMNTRLILSNIRKHQPITRAAVSRIVGVSRATVSSIVDDLIRKKLISERGYGDSTKEGGRRGIHLVFNPISSYGIGVDVGGTKILIVLTDLDGNVVHKEEHATLFEPESIITMIKDFIKGSPVNEEDISAMGVGIPGILDSENGIVVDAPALRWENLPIRNIMRKSFAFPIFINNDVKCALFGELHYGAGKSCKSLAFIAIGTGVGSAIYANGALLEGAHFSAGEIGYMTDRKDVEEGRFNVVGEFGQFEKRTSGSALNRDGKTAYDWFSEYDEGKEEGITVIDNYLLDLAIGISNVVCVVNPEKIILGGGVSRSLGPHMKKIEGWVKKLTPIPVTIERSQLGSDTGAIGAVAYAFMQVEHYEGE; encoded by the coding sequence TTGCACAAAAAGGGAGACGCCGAACTTATCAAACAAATGAATACCAGGCTTATCCTCTCAAACATTCGAAAACACCAGCCGATTACGCGTGCGGCGGTATCACGGATAGTTGGGGTGAGCCGAGCCACCGTATCTTCGATCGTGGACGATCTGATCCGAAAGAAACTGATCAGTGAACGAGGATATGGCGATTCAACCAAGGAAGGCGGAAGGCGTGGAATCCATCTTGTGTTCAATCCGATCTCCTCGTATGGAATAGGAGTCGATGTTGGGGGAACCAAGATTCTCATCGTCTTGACCGACTTGGACGGAAACGTTGTACACAAGGAAGAGCATGCAACCCTCTTCGAACCCGAAAGTATTATCACCATGATTAAAGACTTCATAAAAGGTTCGCCAGTAAATGAGGAAGACATCAGCGCAATGGGAGTTGGTATACCAGGGATTCTTGACAGCGAAAACGGCATCGTCGTTGATGCGCCGGCTCTCCGTTGGGAAAACCTTCCCATACGAAACATCATGAGAAAGAGTTTTGCCTTTCCGATCTTCATCAACAACGACGTCAAATGTGCACTCTTTGGAGAACTTCATTATGGGGCAGGGAAATCATGCAAGAGCCTAGCTTTCATCGCAATCGGGACAGGCGTCGGTTCCGCCATTTACGCAAACGGAGCACTTCTTGAAGGTGCCCATTTCTCCGCAGGTGAAATCGGATATATGACCGACCGTAAGGATGTTGAAGAAGGGCGTTTCAATGTAGTAGGGGAATTTGGACAGTTCGAAAAGCGGACTTCCGGAAGTGCCCTAAATCGTGACGGGAAGACAGCTTATGATTGGTTCAGCGAATACGATGAGGGCAAAGAAGAAGGCATCACCGTTATTGACAATTACCTTCTTGATCTCGCAATTGGCATCTCAAATGTCGTCTGCGTCGTGAACCCTGAAAAAATTATTCTCGGCGGAGGAGTATCGAGAAGCCTTGGACCACACATGAAAAAAATAGAGGGTTGGGTGAAAAAACTGACCCCGATTCCTGTGACTATTGAGCGATCTCAACTTGGAAGTGACACGGGGGCAATTGGGGCAGTTGCCTATGCTTTTATGCAAGTAGAACATTATGAGGGGGAGTAA
- a CDS encoding carbohydrate ABC transporter permease — protein sequence MRPIKDRTFAMLLIVPAAILVFGIVLFPLLQTFWYTFQNMDITSSSYGETAGLENYKQLLGDQGFWETVGRTAYFTGFSLFLQLSLGILIALLLNEDLRGKTFLRSIFIIPWAVPTIVNGAMWKWIYHPEYGALNAFLNQIGLIDEYRSWLSDPTVAIHMVMFADSWKMIPLVTIFMLASLQMANKSVYEAAMLDGAGVLKRFYHLTLPYLKPTILVVLVMRTMDLFKVFDIIYATTRGGPANGTLTLTYEAYLTSFVEVNYSKGATISYLIAFMVALLTFVYVKTLKKGEE from the coding sequence ATGAGACCAATCAAAGATAGAACCTTCGCCATGCTGTTGATCGTGCCTGCCGCCATTTTGGTATTCGGGATCGTCCTCTTTCCTCTTCTCCAAACCTTTTGGTACACGTTCCAAAACATGGACATCACCAGTTCATCCTATGGCGAAACGGCGGGACTAGAAAATTACAAACAACTGTTAGGAGATCAAGGATTTTGGGAGACGGTTGGAAGAACCGCTTACTTTACAGGATTTTCCCTCTTCCTGCAATTGAGTCTCGGTATCCTTATCGCCCTTCTTTTGAATGAAGATTTGAGAGGCAAGACTTTCCTAAGGAGTATTTTCATCATTCCTTGGGCAGTCCCGACGATTGTTAACGGAGCGATGTGGAAGTGGATTTATCATCCTGAATACGGGGCATTGAATGCCTTCTTGAATCAAATCGGTCTTATTGACGAATACAGAAGTTGGCTCAGTGACCCGACCGTTGCCATTCATATGGTAATGTTCGCAGACAGCTGGAAGATGATTCCCCTCGTCACGATTTTTATGCTCGCTAGCCTTCAGATGGCAAACAAGAGTGTGTATGAGGCGGCCATGTTAGATGGAGCAGGGGTATTGAAACGCTTTTATCACCTGACCCTTCCGTACTTAAAGCCGACCATCCTCGTCGTGCTCGTCATGAGAACCATGGACCTTTTCAAGGTGTTCGATATAATCTATGCGACGACACGGGGAGGACCGGCTAACGGTACCTTGACGCTCACTTACGAAGCTTACCTCACCAGTTTCGTGGAAGTGAATTACTCAAAGGGAGCGACCATTTCATACCTCATTGCCTTTATGGTAGCTCTCCTCACCTTTGTGTATGTCAAGACCTTGAAGAAAGGAGAGGAGTAG
- a CDS encoding GntR family transcriptional regulator — protein sequence MDAYKYIKEAIIHGKYEPGMRLGEESLAKELKLSRTPIREAIKQLESEGLVTPLKRGVSVRHFTREDIQQIYDLRTLLEGYAASQAALHRTDEDIEKMKEANSRYEEAIERYKEADLNSIKEIVNFNQQFHEAIISACKNPHIYFHLSKVVVVPLVFRSFYWYDEFELKRSLEVHKTILSAIQNQDSERARVAMTEHIYQGRDQVLAHLEEIKKIHVLKEDTHD from the coding sequence TTGGATGCCTATAAATATATAAAAGAAGCCATCATACACGGAAAATACGAGCCTGGGATGAGGCTTGGAGAAGAATCTCTCGCGAAGGAACTAAAGCTTAGCCGTACCCCGATACGCGAGGCAATCAAGCAGCTCGAGTCAGAAGGTCTCGTTACCCCACTTAAGCGCGGAGTGAGTGTTCGCCATTTCACACGTGAAGATATTCAGCAAATCTATGATCTTCGTACTCTATTAGAAGGTTATGCAGCCAGCCAAGCTGCCCTTCATCGAACGGATGAGGATATCGAAAAGATGAAAGAAGCGAATTCACGTTATGAAGAGGCGATTGAACGTTATAAAGAAGCAGACTTAAACTCTATTAAAGAGATCGTGAACTTCAATCAACAGTTCCATGAAGCTATCATTTCTGCATGTAAAAACCCGCACATATACTTTCATTTATCCAAGGTAGTTGTCGTGCCACTCGTCTTTCGTTCGTTCTATTGGTACGACGAGTTTGAGCTGAAACGATCATTAGAAGTTCATAAAACGATTCTTTCGGCGATTCAGAATCAGGATTCCGAACGCGCACGTGTTGCGATGACCGAACACATCTATCAAGGTCGTGATCAAGTACTTGCCCATTTAGAAGAAATCAAGAAAATCCATGTGTTGAAGGAGGATACTCATGATTGA
- a CDS encoding ABC transporter substrate-binding protein: MKKWFLMCMMLILIIGVIGCSKEENGGKVTLNALFMKQAGYSEEDVTNITKEFEKNNPNIKIKATFAPYEALEQKVQTSAKSGGYDVVVVDAPWTAKFAKAGFVKDVSDKLKSEEESDIFPGAIDSVSYDGKLYGMPWLNDTKFLFYNKEILKKAGIQNPPTNFEELKEQAKIIQNKKLVPYPIVWSWSQAEALVCDFTAITSSFGGEMTDDSGKPTLSDPKNVSALTFMTDTLNEKLTDPKSTEYLEEDVRGVFSSGKAAFALNWTYMFNMANDQEESSIAGKVGIAPIPMSVNGGMGLSVTSGSKHADEAWEYIQYLSSKEVQKNFAKNALPIWKSLYEEQQVIDTNPEVVAASKVQYEQLENRPRVPWYGELSTEIQVEVQKSLLGKQTPEETMDNLQKKAEKISNK; encoded by the coding sequence ATGAAAAAATGGTTTCTAATGTGTATGATGTTGATCCTGATTATTGGTGTCATCGGCTGTTCGAAAGAAGAAAATGGCGGTAAAGTTACGCTAAATGCGCTTTTTATGAAACAGGCTGGATATAGCGAGGAAGACGTGACAAACATCACGAAGGAGTTCGAAAAGAACAATCCAAATATTAAAATCAAAGCGACATTCGCCCCATACGAAGCCCTTGAGCAAAAGGTTCAGACAAGCGCGAAAAGCGGCGGGTATGACGTGGTCGTCGTCGATGCGCCTTGGACAGCGAAATTCGCTAAAGCAGGGTTCGTGAAGGACGTAAGCGACAAGTTGAAAAGTGAAGAAGAATCCGATATCTTCCCAGGAGCCATAGACAGCGTTTCCTACGACGGGAAATTGTACGGGATGCCTTGGCTGAACGATACGAAATTCCTTTTCTATAACAAGGAAATCCTAAAAAAAGCTGGAATCCAAAATCCTCCTACGAATTTTGAGGAACTGAAGGAACAGGCAAAAATCATTCAGAACAAAAAATTGGTCCCATATCCGATTGTGTGGAGCTGGAGCCAAGCAGAAGCACTCGTCTGTGATTTCACTGCCATCACTTCATCATTTGGCGGGGAAATGACCGATGATAGTGGGAAACCGACGTTGAGCGACCCGAAAAATGTTTCAGCCCTGACATTCATGACAGATACATTGAACGAAAAACTGACAGATCCGAAGTCGACCGAATATCTCGAAGAAGACGTTCGCGGAGTATTCTCGAGCGGAAAAGCAGCCTTTGCTCTAAACTGGACATACATGTTCAACATGGCTAACGACCAAGAAGAATCATCCATTGCCGGAAAAGTCGGAATCGCTCCGATCCCAATGAGCGTAAACGGTGGTATGGGACTAAGCGTGACGAGCGGAAGCAAACATGCAGACGAAGCGTGGGAATACATTCAGTACCTTTCTTCAAAAGAAGTTCAGAAAAACTTTGCGAAAAACGCCCTACCTATTTGGAAGAGTCTTTATGAAGAACAACAAGTGATCGATACGAATCCAGAGGTGGTTGCTGCATCGAAGGTCCAATATGAACAGCTTGAAAACCGCCCTCGCGTTCCTTGGTACGGAGAACTATCAACCGAAATCCAAGTAGAGGTCCAAAAAAGCCTATTAGGAAAACAGACGCCCGAGGAAACCATGGATAACCTGCAGAAGAAAGCAGAGAAAATTTCAAATAAATAA
- a CDS encoding glucosamine-6-phosphate deaminase, with product MKIHVYETYEEMSRNAAEEIIRLLENKPNSVLCIPGGDTPKVMLGFLVEAYKHGRVDFSQAVFIGLDDWVGIGPEDEGSCQQFLNSNFFHQVNAKKENIHFFDTMNENLQDECQKQDEIVKKYSGFDLMILGIGMNGHLGFNEPGVDFSLNSHVIDLDETTQSVGQKYFSKKRVLKHGITLGVNHLLNSRMVFLLANGVKKAEIVKAAVEGPVTNANPASVLQQHENIHYYFDKEAASLLG from the coding sequence ATGAAAATCCATGTATATGAAACCTATGAAGAAATGTCAAGAAACGCAGCAGAGGAAATCATTCGTCTGCTTGAAAACAAGCCTAACAGTGTCCTTTGCATCCCTGGAGGAGACACACCAAAAGTAATGCTTGGTTTTCTCGTTGAAGCATATAAGCACGGCCGGGTGGACTTCTCACAGGCTGTCTTCATCGGACTCGACGATTGGGTCGGAATCGGACCCGAGGACGAAGGAAGCTGCCAGCAATTTTTGAACAGCAACTTCTTTCATCAAGTGAATGCGAAGAAGGAAAATATTCATTTTTTTGATACGATGAATGAAAATTTACAGGATGAATGCCAAAAGCAAGACGAAATCGTGAAGAAATATAGTGGATTCGATCTCATGATTCTGGGAATCGGAATGAACGGCCACCTTGGATTCAACGAACCGGGAGTAGACTTCAGTCTGAATTCCCATGTCATCGACCTTGACGAGACCACACAGAGTGTTGGACAAAAATACTTCTCGAAGAAAAGAGTACTGAAGCATGGTATCACTCTCGGGGTGAACCACCTTTTGAATAGCAGGATGGTCTTCCTTCTTGCGAACGGAGTGAAAAAGGCGGAAATCGTAAAAGCAGCCGTCGAAGGTCCTGTAACGAATGCAAATCCGGCAAGCGTCCTACAGCAGCATGAGAACATCCATTATTACTTTGACAAGGAAGCCGCGTCCTTATTAGGATAG
- a CDS encoding carbohydrate ABC transporter permease, whose product MKHSRPFKALQYTFGILVAFFTLAPYLWLFISSISLRKDLTKVPLKWIPEHVTFSRYVDIFTNEGNEMAYTFKIAMGNTLFVGITVMLISIVVGSLAAYSIARYQFPFRNSITYVFLFSYMIPPVVIVIPLYLLLSELGMLDLKWTLVLLDLTFVIPYVVWVMQSYFRSFSKELEEAAMIDGASRLQILWKVVVPIVRPGLLATGVLSFLLTWEEFFFSLLFTSSLESKTISVAIAEFSGKNAVDYGMIATGGILATLPPLIIVAMFQKQLVSSMTAGGVKE is encoded by the coding sequence ATGAAACACTCTAGACCATTCAAAGCGCTGCAATATACGTTCGGCATTCTCGTTGCCTTTTTCACCCTGGCTCCTTACCTGTGGCTATTTATTTCAAGTATTTCCCTTCGGAAGGATCTCACCAAGGTCCCGCTGAAGTGGATTCCGGAACACGTCACTTTCAGCCGGTACGTGGACATTTTTACGAATGAAGGAAACGAGATGGCTTACACGTTCAAAATTGCGATGGGGAATACCCTCTTCGTCGGCATCACAGTGATGCTGATCAGCATAGTGGTTGGAAGCCTTGCCGCTTATAGCATCGCTCGGTACCAGTTTCCTTTCCGGAACAGTATCACCTATGTTTTTTTGTTCTCATACATGATACCGCCGGTTGTAATTGTTATTCCTTTGTATCTGCTATTATCGGAACTCGGGATGCTTGATCTCAAATGGACCCTGGTCCTTCTTGACCTTACGTTCGTTATCCCTTATGTCGTATGGGTAATGCAGAGCTATTTCCGCAGCTTCTCAAAGGAACTCGAAGAAGCGGCGATGATCGACGGAGCCTCAAGGCTTCAGATATTATGGAAAGTCGTGGTACCTATTGTAAGACCGGGATTGCTGGCGACAGGCGTACTGAGTTTCCTTTTAACATGGGAAGAGTTCTTTTTCAGCCTGTTGTTCACTTCAAGCCTTGAATCGAAGACAATATCGGTTGCCATTGCCGAATTCAGTGGAAAGAATGCGGTCGATTACGGGATGATCGCAACGGGTGGAATCCTAGCAACCCTTCCTCCACTGATCATCGTAGCTATGTTCCAAAAACAGTTGGTCTCAAGCATGACCGCAGGAGGAGTGAAAGAATGA
- a CDS encoding sporulation histidine kinase inhibitor Sda — translation MNNIMSNEQLIINYRAALKHEKNSEIAKYLKQEINRRGLKPVLN, via the coding sequence TTGAACAATATCATGAGCAACGAACAATTAATCATTAATTATCGTGCAGCTTTAAAACATGAAAAAAACAGTGAGATTGCAAAATACCTCAAACAAGAAATTAACCGACGCGGATTAAAACCAGTTTTAAATTAA
- a CDS encoding recombinase family protein yields MSRGRREKARQGKVLRNFQIYGYDYDKETCQIIIKPEEANVVRLIFDLFTKPNDLVEGINGIAKYLSNKGIPTKRGAKVWHRQVVRQLLMNQVHTGKFHQNRWNTEGMLGNKYKSKEDRVPMKERPKEEWIPMSARRSLMLKHLNMHKAC; encoded by the coding sequence ATGAGTCGTGGTAGAAGAGAAAAGGCCCGACAAGGAAAAGTATTAAGAAACTTCCAAATATACGGTTATGATTATGATAAAGAAACCTGCCAGATCATTATAAAGCCAGAAGAAGCAAATGTTGTCAGGCTGATTTTTGATCTATTTACCAAACCTAATGATCTTGTTGAGGGGATCAACGGAATCGCGAAATATCTTTCAAACAAAGGTATACCTACTAAACGTGGCGCTAAAGTATGGCACCGGCAAGTTGTTCGGCAGTTATTAATGAATCAGGTTCATACAGGAAAATTTCATCAAAACCGATGGAACACAGAGGGGATGCTTGGCAATAAGTATAAATCCAAAGAAGATCGAGTACCCATGAAAGAACGGCCGAAAGAAGAATGGATTCCAATGAGTGCCCGGCGATCATTGATGTTGAAACATTTGAACATGCACAAAGCTTGTTGA
- a CDS encoding CaiB/BaiF CoA transferase family protein, with product MSDQLPLGDIRVIELGTLLAGPFSGRLLADFGAEVIKVEPPGKSDPMRNWGQSKDGVGLWWPIQSRNKKSITLNLRVEEGQNILKEMVKDADVIIENFRPGTMEKWNLSYEELSEINPKLIMVRTSGYGQTGPYKHRAGFGSVGEAMGGLRNVTGFPDRPPSRIGVSIGDTLAALFSTVGCLVALHERERSGVGQVVDTALYESVFSVMESLIPDYLFAGYIRERMGNILPGVAPSNIYFTKDKTYIVIGANADGVFRRLCEAMGQPYLADDPRFSTHHARGENMKVLDMLIEDWTKSLDAKDALEILDEKGVPSGLIYTAKQILEDPHYQEREMIVNVDHPELGEFPMPGIVPKLSRTPGKVNHVGPEVMGKHNDEVYRNWLGYSEEEVERLKETSVI from the coding sequence ATGTCCGATCAACTTCCTTTAGGTGATATTCGTGTCATAGAGCTGGGAACCCTTTTGGCCGGTCCTTTTTCCGGAAGGCTGTTAGCGGACTTTGGGGCTGAAGTAATCAAGGTGGAACCGCCGGGTAAATCAGATCCGATGAGAAACTGGGGACAGTCAAAAGATGGTGTTGGACTATGGTGGCCGATTCAATCACGTAATAAAAAGTCAATTACGCTGAACTTAAGAGTAGAAGAAGGTCAGAACATCTTAAAAGAGATGGTGAAAGACGCGGACGTGATCATCGAGAACTTCCGTCCGGGAACGATGGAGAAATGGAACCTTTCATATGAAGAGTTATCTGAGATTAATCCGAAGCTTATTATGGTTCGGACATCCGGATACGGACAGACAGGGCCATATAAACATCGTGCAGGCTTTGGAAGTGTCGGAGAAGCGATGGGAGGTCTCCGGAATGTCACGGGATTTCCAGACCGTCCGCCGTCACGAATCGGTGTTTCAATCGGTGATACGCTCGCAGCACTTTTTTCAACGGTCGGCTGTTTAGTGGCACTGCATGAAAGAGAGCGTTCAGGAGTAGGGCAGGTCGTAGATACGGCTCTTTATGAATCGGTCTTCTCGGTCATGGAGAGTCTCATTCCGGATTATCTATTTGCCGGGTATATCAGGGAACGAATGGGGAACATCCTGCCGGGTGTCGCACCATCGAACATCTATTTTACAAAGGACAAGACCTATATCGTGATTGGAGCCAACGCGGACGGTGTGTTCCGGCGATTATGTGAAGCGATGGGGCAGCCGTATCTTGCTGACGATCCAAGATTCTCCACACATCACGCTAGAGGTGAGAACATGAAGGTGCTTGATATGCTGATCGAGGATTGGACGAAGTCGCTTGATGCGAAAGATGCCTTAGAGATTTTAGATGAAAAAGGTGTACCATCAGGACTCATTTATACAGCAAAACAAATCCTAGAAGATCCTCATTATCAAGAACGTGAGATGATCGTGAACGTGGATCATCCGGAGTTAGGTGAATTCCCGATGCCGGGTATCGTACCGAAACTGAGCCGTACACCAGGGAAAGTGAATCATGTTGGTCCTGAAGTGATGGGCAAGCATAACGATGAAGTGTATAGAAACTGGCTTGGATACAGTGAAGAGGAAGTCGAGAGGTTAAAAGAAACGAGCGTTATCTAA
- a CDS encoding hydroxymethylglutaryl-CoA lyase, whose amino-acid sequence MIEICEVGPRDGLQNEPKLVSTETKVELINKLIDSGIRIIEAVSFVNKKVVPQMADAEEVLRLVPKRDDVRYAGLVLSRSGLERALHTDVDFLHVVTTTSDSFNLRNAKRTVNQAVEELTKVIEEGAASKGVAGVLGTAFGCPFEGEVPLTKMLNVAESFLKAGCTEITLADTTGMANPLQVQNMISAFQREFGKDLTLGLHFHNTRGLGLANILAGYQAGVTRFDSSIGGLGGCPFAPKAVGNVCTEDMVNMFKGMDVETCTDLERLVTTAKWLEKSMERPLDGMLIKAGIS is encoded by the coding sequence ATGATTGAAATTTGTGAAGTCGGACCACGCGACGGGCTGCAGAACGAACCAAAGCTCGTCTCAACGGAAACGAAAGTTGAACTCATCAACAAGCTCATCGACTCAGGTATACGAATCATTGAAGCCGTATCATTCGTGAACAAAAAAGTCGTGCCTCAGATGGCAGACGCCGAAGAAGTGCTCCGTCTCGTTCCGAAGCGTGATGATGTTCGTTATGCTGGACTTGTCTTAAGCCGTTCAGGTCTCGAACGTGCGTTACATACAGACGTTGATTTTCTTCATGTTGTAACCACGACAAGTGACTCATTTAATCTACGAAACGCTAAAAGAACGGTGAATCAGGCGGTTGAGGAACTAACGAAAGTCATCGAGGAAGGTGCAGCATCAAAAGGAGTGGCCGGAGTACTCGGAACAGCATTCGGCTGCCCGTTTGAAGGTGAAGTCCCACTCACTAAAATGTTGAATGTGGCCGAGTCATTCTTGAAAGCTGGCTGCACAGAAATAACACTCGCAGACACGACTGGAATGGCTAATCCACTCCAGGTACAAAACATGATATCAGCTTTTCAACGGGAATTTGGTAAAGACCTAACACTCGGACTTCACTTCCATAACACACGTGGACTAGGACTCGCCAATATCCTTGCCGGATACCAAGCTGGAGTCACTCGCTTTGATTCATCAATTGGCGGATTAGGCGGCTGCCCGTTCGCACCTAAAGCTGTAGGCAATGTATGTACAGAAGATATGGTCAACATGTTTAAAGGGATGGACGTGGAGACATGCACAGATCTTGAGAGATTAGTAACAACTGCGAAGTGGCTAGAGAAAAGTATGGAACGGCCACTGGATGGGATGTTGATAAAGGCTGGTATCTCATAA